A region from the Triticum aestivum cultivar Chinese Spring chromosome 3D, IWGSC CS RefSeq v2.1, whole genome shotgun sequence genome encodes:
- the LOC123080914 gene encoding uncharacterized protein — protein sequence MAAAAGGHRWTEEVDDLVDAGDVDGAISLLESVVSSLSTAAPSPPPAGADLRLATALGDLAGLHASRGNTLQADAIRSRAIVLRLRAEKEAPRPQALGDHATAENSASPEASTGSMDSKALSSVDDKEGDEDDDWEAIADRGDETPVRPLMQEARVTTPCSSSEKSGTSSSGTKRRGRGSFLYDKSVLYSDQCGSERDLDDKGSDPARGGSKGHADEKDNKDAAKRFGTRHALVLYDFPPSTRTTDLERIFEKFGDHGVAVRWVNDSVALAVFRTPSSAKEAQACVPPRYKVRSLKDNDDLLAKIDGTDLEPPTPRPKTSARTAQRLIAHGMGLKQFTTIDAGERKEQEEARRSRITARQAARDDAWGED from the exons ATGGCCGCGGCGGCCGGTGGCCACCGCTGGACGGAGGAGGTGGACGACCTGGTCGACGCCGGGGACGTCGACGGCGCCATCTCCCTCCTCGAGTCCGTGGTCTCCAGCCTCtccaccgccgccccctcgcctcCGCCGGCGGGCGCCGATCTCCGCCTCGCCACGGCGCTCGGCGACCTCGCCGGCCTCCACGCCTCCCGCGGGAACACCCTCCAGGCCGACGCCATCCGCTCCCgcgccatcgtcctccgcctccGCGCCGAGAAAGAAGCCCCCCGGCCCCAGGCCCTAGG GGATCATGCGACGGCGGAGAATTCTGCATCGCCAGAGGCCTCTACGGGATCTATGGACTCGAAAGCCTTGTCTAGCGTCGACGACAAGGAGGGAGATGAAGATGACG ATTGGGAGGCTATTGCGGACCGAGGCGATGAGACACCGGTGCGCCCCCTCATGCAAGAGGCGAGGGTGACAACACCTTGTAGTTCTTCAGAGAAAAGTGGCACTTCATCTTCAGGGACCAAGAGGAGGGGAAGGGGTTCTTTTCTCTATGATAAGAGTGTTTTATACAGCGACCAGTGCGGTTCAGAGAGGGATCTGGATGACAAAGGGTCTGATCCAGCTCGTGGTGGATCAAAGGGTCATGCGGATGAAAAAGATAATAAGGATG CTGCAAAACGATTTGGGACAAGGCACGCGCTTGTTCTTTACGACTTCCCACCTAGCACACGCACAACAGATTTGGAAAGGATCTTTGAGAAGTTTGGAGACCATGGAGTTGCCGTCCGCTGGGTCAATGATTCAGTTGCACTTGCAGTTTTCCGGACCCCGTCATCTG CTAAGGAGGCACAAGCTTGCGTGCCTCCAAGATACAAAGTACGGTCACTAAAGGATAATGACGATCTCTTGGCAAAAATCGACGGTACAG ACCTAGAACCGCCGACGCCAAGACCAAAGACGTCCGCGAGAACGGCGCAGAGGCTGATCGCCCACGGGATGGGGCTAAAGCAGTTCACGACCATCGATGCAGGCGAGCGGAAGGAGCAGGAGGAGGCGAGGAGGAGCCGGATCACCGCCCGGCAAGCTGCGCGCGATGATGCCTGGGGTGAGGACTGA